The genomic DNA AACATTCCTCTCAATGTTGTTCAACTTGATTGATCCTTGGAGTGTAGAACAAAAGTGGCTGAATNACCTGAAAGCAACTTTCAGTCGGTAGTTGGATCCCAGGAGCAGCAACAGGTAATGAACAAAAGCAGATAGTTCAGAGTGTGGCCTTGATAATCCAAGGGGttgtttttgtataaaaatCCACGGTAACCATATGATACAACTGAACAATGCAAATTAGCTCAATCCTAGAGCTCTAACAGgctcttttgaaaaattattcagACAATGATGTTGactaattttgatataatttaatttttttcatattattttaggGTTAGATAAATTTAATCTCAGTATGTTGGTTAGAGTTTAAATTGGGCACTGTtcatatcacaaaaaaaaaaattctaattatttaacaaattaaGAGATAATAATTAAttggtaatattttttaaaattatttgataggtATCGCTTATGATATTAGTGTAAGTAGGAAAATTGGAACTCTGGTGTGTGcttgaaatattaaaatcattagaaatatataactaatataaaaatattgtcacataatatttaatttttctgcTACTCCTAGGTCATTTCATAAGATACCCAATTTGaggatttttagttttattattcgGTCTTGTGACCCTTGAGCATTCAAAATTCAGTGATTCATCCTTTAAATTGGTTTACTGTTTAGATAGTAGCATCATTGCTCCAAATCACCAGTAGCTGTGGAATTTTGCTTGGATAATGGCTCATATTGAAGAACTAACTAGTACGAGTGTCATGAAACGATGCATTCATTTTCATCAATCATTGTTGCATTTTCAGACAAGTTACAGGGTCTTTGTAGCCTGGAAAGTTGGAAAACCAATCCCAAGCATGAGAGTTGTTCAGAGAAAGCTTAGGGACGTCGTCTACAAGAACTTACGAGAGATATAATGGAAGTTTAAGTTTGGCTGATTAAATCTTGGGGTTTATGCGGCTAATCACTCAAGGATGTGGtcaatcttatatattttgtgGGAGATCATTCAATGCAAGAGTACCTTGAAGGGTTTGGAGATCAGTTTCAGCCCCTTGGGCCTGCAGTTGACAGTACAAATTATATACAGTAACAGGAGGATGATTTACAGCTGTTTTCAACGTTTATTAGAATTAATGTTCATCAACTAATGCAATTAAATTGAAACTGCTGCTATGGAAATGAGAATGAATGTATATAAAACCTGATTTATCGGATCATGAACTTGAAATGCTTTTAAATATGGATATCTAAGAAATGTTTGGAAACTGCTATAATCAGTAGTCAATTTAGCATTTTTCAGGTGAGGAGGTTATTGTATTTTGGCCATATTAGTTGGGTGGATTATCTGATTAGACagctattcattttcatttatgttcAAATTTCCTTTAAATCTTTTGATACATTGTGCTAATTTCTGTTGGATGTGATTTCACACCAGGTTTAGCCTTTTCGGCCACTTTAATGTGCTTCTTGGGTCCGATGGTCGCCACCCTACCAATGGGCTCATTTGCAACTTTTTGCCTCTTTTTTCAATCAGTGTAATAAATCTATCCTTCTCCACCCACAAAGCTAGTTACCTACTTgcacttccttttttttttttggtggtggtgtggggagggggggggggggggggagggtgGGGAGGGGGGTGGAGGGTATATTAAGAATTTTCTTAGCATGCATCATAATTCTGAGTGTTTCTTGTTGATAAAAAAGGTCGACCAAATTAATAAGCCAATtcgaaagaaaagagaatagtATTGGAGACCATGAAGTGAATATACTCCATAATGGCATTAGCATGCAGTTTAGGTCAAAAACCAAAGCAACCATGAATTGTTCATAATTTCTTAATATGTTACTTGGGTTTAAGTCTGAATCATGAAGGGAATTTCTACAGAAAGAATTTCAACTAAAAGCTACATTGTgtgccaaaaaagaaaatgctgccaaaataatcataaagaaAAAGCATATTATAACTGTTGTGAAAAactatgaggaaaaaaaattaaagaaaataaaataagaaagtgaaaataaaaaacacataaaacacACAGATGATTTACTCGGTTCAATCTAAAGTCTATATTTATGGATGAATATCAAGAAGAACCTCACTAATATGCAAGAAGATTATAATATTATGACTTTTAAATCCcaaaatcttaattatataaaataaataattaaagatatttattcCTACAAAAGAACCTCACAACGGGATGTTTGTAAGCTTATAAGCTATCTAACCTTAACCTCTAGTAGCATAATACTCAGCATTTTGCtgtcttcttttgttttgttgaatgAAAATGGAATTAGCTACAATCATCTAGAAGGAATGGTGTAAAaggtccaaaaaaaaaaaaaaaagagaaagcacATATGATATAACCAGCATGGGGCTCATCTATTTTCTTCAATCAACTCATTGCTATTTCCTAAACAAATCTCAAAACCTTGCTCAAGGGAAATCTTTAATTAGTGTAATAAGCATCCAATCAATGAACCAGCTAGCAGTTGGGTAATAGGAGTTGGGTGTAGCTTGAGTAAACTATCACAAGAAATTGCTTTTCCTCCCAAAAGCATGGGATGCAATAATCCCAATACTTTaaaaaggaagggaaaaaaaaggtgtttGGAATCACCCAAATTTGAAGGAAAGCCTCcttcaaatttaaaagtgaaTTGCTTCCACCCACCGCCGAAAGGATTGGAATCATAAGGTCACCCAAACCCTTCTTTTTAATATCGTCCCTTCTGTCATATGTTGTACGGTTTTCTTCATCGCCAATAACCCGTGAATTTCATTGCAAGTGTGTAACATGCAATATTGTACTTGTTAGGCATATTAACGTTAGTTTCCgcatatatataaaagtcaCGTAGTTTGAAACAAACACTGTGCTAACCTATTCCCGCATATTGCTTTTCTCGGGTACATcataaaattatacaacataCGTGGTAGCTAATGATCCAACACACTTCCTACCAGATTCAGCTAGCACACGCAGTAATCTGAGAAGGTTTAGGATGGCTGATTTAATTGATATGCATTTATCCACTTTCATATACGCTGGGAGATTAGATTATAATCTCCTTTTATTTGTTCATGTTTTACATATGGCTTCCACTGAGAAAGACACAGATCCCCTAATGTCTAGTTGTTGTATTGTGAAGAGCCAGCCCTTCTATACTACAGTACCCTCTATGGCAGCTTTTAGGAGCAAACGAAAAGGGATCTGTATCATTTTCTCACACCAGCTTGAATCACATACCCTGTGGTTTTTCCTGCCTTGCTAAGCAAACTACACTAGATATTTTAACAACATAACATCCCATCTCTGTCTTCCTCTACCTTACAAAGATGGATGGGATATTGAGGTTCTCTTGCCAACTTCAAATGCAGCCTTGCACCAACTTCGTGCTCGCTTCCCATCTCACCCCCTCAATAAAACCCCCGCTCCCCTCCATGCATGCTCATCCAAAACCACTCCTCTCCACTACTTTTTGGAAGCAACAAATTTTGCCACTCTACACCAAAGAGCCTTGAAAAAAATGATGCAGCGGCTTCTTTCCCCAACTCTTCTTCTGTTGATCCTTTTCCTCCTTTGCACTACAACTTATGGTCAGTCTTTGGCACCGGCTGCAGGACCTTCAGGTGCCACCACAACTTCCGGTCAGTCTTCACCACCAACTTCATCACCTTCAGGTCCCACCGATATCAATGCAATTCTCGGAAAGACCGGTAAGTTTACCACCTTCATTGGGCTACTAAAGAGCACCCAGATGGATTCCCAAATCAACAGTGAACTTCAGAAAAAATCGAACCCGGGCTTCACCATATTTGCACCAACCGATAGTGCCTTTTCAGATCTCAAAACAGGTACACTGAACTCATACACTGACGAACAGAAGGCAGCACTGACAAAATTCCACGTACTACATTCTTTTCTTACTATCTCACAGTTCCAAACCGTGAGCAACCCGCTGCACACAGAGGCAGCTGCTAATACTGAGGAGTTTCtgttaggaatttgggacacttcctaacaatctccaccttggaccaaattccatgaagttaatcttcaatctctccatgacacaaacctttttgtatcatatcaccacgagagagcagtcgactccaccttcagtgaaaattccttttgttttcatcttgtgtgctttgtaatcttttgctcttccagaaatcttcaacctggctctgataccagttgtagtgccaacgaaagctttgatgccaacaatgttagttcaagaacacaaagataaaacaatcacacatacggtacacaaggttttaacgtggttcggccaaccatgcctacgtccacggatgagagataatgattccactatacaatagagaatattacagaggacagaaccagatacaactattgggttcccgaaacatcccatgtttccccactccttgtatccataccttgctacgagccatctcgctccaccgggtacctcccgttcttcctcacatctctatccaccttgtatagtctctacaggcccatctctatctcatgactttttcccctcatgacctagaatatttatagagatatttccaacaaccttccttattctataaggaagtctaatattacaataatatatcaacctagaaatattctatataatattctttacaaaaaaggaatctatactaattaggaatttgggacacttcctaacaatctccaccttggaccaaattccatgaagttaatcttcaatctctccatgacacaaacctttttgtatcatatcaccacgagagagcagtcgactccaccttcagtgaaaattccttttgttttcatcttgtgtgctttgtaatcttttgctcttccagaaatcttcaacctggctctgataccagttgtagtgccaacgaaagctttgatgccaacaatgttagttcaagaacacaaagataaaacaatcacacatacggtacacgaggttttaacgtggttcgaccaatcatgcctacgtccacggatgagagataatgattccactatacaatagagaatattacagaggacaaaaccagatacaattattgggttcccaaaacatcccatgtttctccactccttgtatccataccttactacgagccatctcgctccaccgggtacctcccgttcttcctcacatctctatccaccttgtatagtctctacaggcccatctccatctcataactttttcccctcatgacctagaatatttatagagatatttccaacaaccttccttattctataaggaatggctccccaagggtgtgctcactggtttagcttcattcatgttgaacctgctgagaactttcttcacatactctgattgtgaaagcttcaatgtaccattagccttatctctaatgattctcataccaaggatttgctttgcagctcccaaatccttcattgcaaattgtttggacaattgcttcttcagattattaatcttttCAATGTCAGACCctacaataagcatatcatccacatacaacagtaatatgatgtaagaattgtcaaaagacttaacatagcaacagtgatcagcttcacatctcttgaacccaattctatgcataaaactgtcaaacttcttgtaccactgtctaggagcttgtttaaggccatacaagctctttcttAGTTTGCAGACTAAActctcttgtccctgaacaatgaaccattttggctgaatcatgtaaaggtcttcttccaagtcaccatgaaggaatgctgtcttcacatctaactgttcaagatgtaagttttctgcagccaccattccaagtacaagtctaattgttgacatcttcacaactggagaaaatatctctgtgtagtcaatgccctccttctgttggaaccctttaacaactaatctggccttgtaacgtttgctaccatcatgctcattctttattctgtatacccacttgttgtgcaaagccttctttcctactggcaattcagttagttcccatgtctgattccccaacagggaatccatctcatccttcatggctaactcccacttgcttgaattctcatcttgcaaggcttcatcataacactctggctcaccaccatcagtcaacaggagataatttaaaacaggtgaataacgttgcggaggtctaatgttcctggaagatctgcgaacttcagctacaggtgtactcaaatctacctgtgaatttacattctccttatcttcttcaccccctttttggacagtactttcagtcaattcatctaagttgacaaacttagatttctttttatctatctctgtaacatctgacactacagttgacctgtccttgtacataacctgttcattaaatatcacatttctacttctgatgattttcctgttttgttcatcccaaaacctatagccaaatttctcatcaccatagccaatgaaaaaacatatttttgactttgcatcaagtttgctacgagcatcagaatcaatatgaacataagaaacacaaccaaaaacttttaaatgtgaaaacttcacctctttaccgctccaaacctcctcaggaagtctgaactccatgggaactgatggtcctcggtttatcaggtaagctgcagtgctaacagcatcagcccaaaaagtttttggtagtccagcatgcaacctcatacttctagcacgctcattgagagttctgttcatgcgctcagccacaccattctgctgtggtgtcccaggaatggtcttctccatcctaattccctgtgcagcacaatactcattgaaccctccatctatgtactctcctccattatctgacctcaaacattttactttcaaacatgtttctgtctcaaccatggccttccacttcttaaaagtttcaaatacatcagatttatttttcagaaaataaacccatgttgggctttgtggagcctagttttgtttgatccaatttgacgacccgacccgaataatattgcatggctttttaatgggagatttattgaggcctgttgggccgtttagcccattgtggaaccaccctttatgattagggttttttagtgtggtggggttgtcgtgttatatatatagagagaatattgtagccgccatgttgtactctgaattcttccctgataatagtgatatccctgcaactccgtggacgtaggcaaattgccgaaccacgtaaatactgtcttgtgcgtgtgattatcttttctttggcgtgtgttttctttaattttgtttctcacgggttgggaattcggtttaattccctacaactggtatcagagcctagggttaggtttgagtgggagcaatggcagaggaagcaggaaaggcgtctggaatagaaaagtttgatggcacagactttgcgtattggaggatgcagattgaagattatctctatgagaggaaattgcatctgcctcttttggggacaaaacctgagagtatgaaggctgaggaatgggcgcttcgtagggaattaaaccgaattcccaacccgtgagaaacaaaattaaagaaaacacacgccaaagaaaagataatcacacgcacaagacagtatttacgtggttcggcaatttgcctacgtccacggagttacagggatatcactattatcagggaagaattcagagtacaaccatagcggctacaatattctctctctatatataacatggCAACCCCACcatactaaaaaaccctaattacaaaaggtggttccacaatgggctaaacgggcccaacaggcctcaataaatctcccattaaaaagccatgcaatattatttgggtcgggtcgtcaaacgGGATCAAAcgaaactaggctccacaaagcccaacaaatctcccacttggagactagtccaatcaccaacatcaaaccgctatccttcaagaaacaatccctcatccctacaactcatcctcctgtcctcaagctagaagaccaattgaagctgcgcacagcttcaacttctcaatagtgacacccttagtcaacatgtctgcagggttcttagatccacaaatcttctcaagtattaccagtttatcttcaacaagataacggataaagtggtattttgtttgtatatgtttcgactttgaatgaaaagccgaatttttggcaagaaaaattgcactctgactgtcactgtgtagaatgcccatctcctgcttcttacccaattcatctaagaaaccatgtagccaaatcatctcctttccagcttcagttgctgcaacatactcagcttctgtagtagacaaagtaacaatcttttgtagatttgaagtccatgatatagctgtaccacctagagtaaaaacaaacccagtagtactctttctactatcaatatcaccagcaaaatcagcatctacataaccctgcaatttcaaacttgcacctgtgaagcaaagacatgtatctaatgaacccttcagatatcttagaatccacttgactgcctcccaatgctgctttccaggcctactcatgaatctgctcacaactcccactgcatgtgcaatgtctggccttgtacacaccatagcatacatcaagctaccaatagctgaggcatagggcaccttgctcatatggtccctttcttcttctgtcttcggtgactgttctttgcttagtttgaaatggctccccaagggtgtgctcactggtttagcttcattcatgttgaacctgctgagaactttcttcacatactctgattgtgaaagcttcaatgtaccattagccttatctctaatgattctcataccaaggatttgctttgcagctcccaaatccttcattgcaaattgtttggacaattgcttcttcagattattaatcttctcaatgtcagaccctgcaataagcatatcatccacatataacagtaatatgatgtaagaattgtcaaaagacttaacatagcaacagtgatcagcttcacatctcttgaacccaattctatgcataaaactgtcaaacttcttgtaccactgtctaggagcttgtttaaggccatacaagctttttctcagtttgcagactagattctcttgtccctgaacaatgaacccttttggctgaatcatgtaaaggtcttcctccaagtcaccatgaaggaatgctgtcttcacatctaactgctcaagatgtaagttttctgcagccaccattcctagtacaagtctgattgttgacattttcacaactggagaaaatatctctgtgtagtcaatgccctccttctgctggaaccctttaacaactaatctggccttgtaacgtttactaccatcatgctcattctttattctgtatacccacttgttgtgcaaagccttctttcctactggcaattcagtcaattcccatgtctgattccctaacaaggaatccatctcatccttcatggctagctcccacttgcttgaattctcatcttgcaaggcttcatcataacactctggctcaccgccatcagtcaacaggagataatttaaaacaggtgaataacgctgcggaggtctaatgttcctggaagatctgcgaacttcaactacaggtgtactcagatctgcctgtgaatttacattctccttatcttcttcacctcccttctggacagtactttcagtcaattcatctaagttgacaaacttagatttcttttgatctatctctgtaacatctgacactacagttgacctgtccttgtacataacctgttcattaaatatcacatttctacttctgatgattttcttgttttgttcatcccaaaacctatagccaaatttctcatcaccatagccaatgaaaaaacatatttttgactttgcatcaagtttactacgagcattagaatcaatatgaacataagaaacacaaccaaaaacttttaaatgtggaaacttcacctctttaccgctccaaacctcctcaggaagtctgaactccatgggaactgatggtcctcggtttatcaggtaagctgcagtgctaacagcatcagcccagaaagtttttggtagtccagcatgcaacctcatacttctagcacgctcattgagagttctgttcatgcgctcagccacaccattctgctgtggtgtcccaggaatggttttctccatcctaattccctgtgcagcacaatactcactgaaccctccatctatgtactctcctccattatctgacctcaaacattttactttcaaacttgtttctgtctcaaccataaccttccacttcttaaaagtttcaaatacatcagatttatttttcagaaaataaacccatacctttctacttgagtcatcaataaaagtgatgtagtaccttgaacctcctagggatgcaaccggagaaggcccccacaaatcagtgtgtactagttccaatttttcagccttcggtgtcctgccagttttcaagaagctcacctttttttgctttcctaagatgcaactttcacacatgtcaaaatcaatggacttcaattctggtaattttccttttgacagcaacatcttcatccctttctcactcatgtgaccaagtctgcgatgccataggcttgtatcagtgcttgcatcagcaactgcaattgtgtctcttggacatgatgtcatatacagagtaccagtcttctttccgcgagccaataccctagctccctttgtaaccttccaagtaccaccaacaaatagtattgcatgtccttcatcatcaagttgtccaacagaaatcagattcctcctcaggtcaggaatatgtcgaaccttctccagtaaccaaacagacccattggaCAAAGATATCCGAACGTCTCctagacccacaacatccaaggctgaaccatcagccaaatacaccttaccaaaatcacctgcaacataattctgtatgatttctcggtgtggagtggtatgaaacgaagctcctgaatccaaaacccaatcatcaagtggactgtctactgcaagaagtaatgcatcttgTATCTCTTCTGTTacagcattagcagaatcatcttcattcttcttcttagggcttttgcattgccttttaaagtgacctgttttcccacaattccagcattgtacttgttggcctgatctagatttgcttctgttccgattagaatttctggaatttgatctatCCTGATTTGAATTTCTGTTATTACCTctacctcttgtctcaaggtttagggcagaaccagatcctgaggtttcacctgcatctcttcggcgaatctcctcagccagaattaaatctcgtatatcattgtacttgagtttttcctttcccgtagaattgcttactgccatcctcattgcctcccaactgtttggcaaagaagccaagacgatcagagcacgaatctcatcatcaaaatcaatttctacagacgacaattgatttgtgattgtattaaattcattcagatgttgtgctactgatgcattctctgtcatcttcaaattaaacaatttcttcatcagatgcaccttattgtttgcggacggcttttcatacataccggacaaagccttcatcaaatctgctgtggtcttctcctttacaacattatgtgcaacagacctagatagagttaacctaataactcctagaacctgtctgtcaagaagcgcccattcctcagccttcatactctcaggttttgtccccaaaagaggtagatgcaatttcctcccatagagataatcttcaatctgcatcctccaatacgcaaagtctgtgccatcaaacttttctattccagacgcctttcctgcttcctctgccattgctcccactcaaacctaaccctaggctctgataccagttgtagggaattaaaccgaattcccaacccgtgagaaacaaaattaaagaaaacacacgtcaaagaaaagataatcacacgcacaagacagtatttacgtggttcggcaatttgcctacgtccacggagttacagggatatcactattatcagggaagaattcagagtacaaccatagcggctacaatattctctctctatatataacatggCAACCCCACcatactaaaaaaccctaattacaaaaggtggttccacaatgggctaaacgggcccaacaggcctcaataaatctcccattaaaaagccatgcaatattatttgggtcgggtcgtcaaacgGGATCAAAcgaaactaggctccacaaagcccaacagtTTCCACTGAATGTGATAGGCAACGGAACTCAGGTGAACATCACAACAGGGCTTGTGAATACGACAGTAGACAGCACAGTATACAGTGATGGTCAGCTCGCTGTGTATGAGACCCCCCAGGTACTCCTTGCGCAAGGTATCCTCAGACCTCAGGCACCAGCACCAGCTCCTCTACCTCCAAAGCCTAAGAAGGCTACTCCTCTTAATTCACAAGCTCCTTCAACATCCACCACCGTTTCTGTTGATTCTTCTGGTGCGACAGGCACCCTCCACTATGCACCACTTGTTGTATCGATCGGAGTGGCTGTTGTTGCGGCATTACCCTTATGCATCTGAACTGAGGGGTTGATTGATGAATGAGGATATGGTGTGATGTTGCATGCAGTGTGCCTGTGTTGTCATGATTTTCGTTTAATCAAGTGATTACCTTATGCTTGTACTCAAACTCAAGAAActgacataaaaaataataagggtatatttttttttgtttccagtGAAAATTATTGCAAAAATATCCTCCTATATAGTTGAGGTGTTCGCAAGGGGATGGTCACGgcttagaaaataaaatggcCAACTTGCTCCCATCATTATTCACAAAAACACTGGAAAAAAACTCATTCatggaaaaacaaattaaaaattccACAATGATAGAAGGGCAATTCCACAAATAATGTTGTCCAATTTATTGATGGTTTGGCTTTGTTGTGCAAACTATACCATCTGAAAGCAGCTGCTACTGAGAAGCCCACAATCAATCCTAGGGCCCAGGAGTGGTGCACAATTCAATCCTAGGGCTAGCTCCACTATACTTCTTAGAAAATCCTATCTGTGGTGACCCTCATTATCATGTCACCTTTTTGTATGTCATTGTGgctttaaatcaaaattttctgtttcattaaattgaaaattttgtagcATGTTTAGAAtcattaatattaattgaataaaattttataagggATTTAGTTCTATTAATATAACcaacaatagaaaatattagtaattctttttcaaataatctcacATGTGGTAATTAATTCTATAGGATTGAGTAGGAAATTTGGAGAACTAGGACAATgcctaaatattaaaaaccatTACAATACCATCTTAACCATTTTTCATGTATATAAATACTCTCACCCTCTTAAAGCTTTATTTCTACTCTACCCTAATTGAGTAAAATTAACAATGCTTAGAAGCCTAGAAAATGATcagaggaaaaatggaaggtgCTAGTTGAGTCTTGGAAGGAGGAGGTTCTTAGTTGGAACTCAAATCTCTAAATATTACACCATTTCTactcatcatttattaaattagtttaCCCTTCAGCAAGTAGAAGTGTTACTACGATGCACTCAGACATTTCAGCTAG from Vitis riparia cultivar Riparia Gloire de Montpellier isolate 1030 chromosome 8, EGFV_Vit.rip_1.0, whole genome shotgun sequence includes the following:
- the LOC117921262 gene encoding fasciclin-like arabinogalactan protein 11, translated to MMQRLLSPTLLLLILFLLCTTTYGQSLAPAAGPSGATTTSGQSSPPTSSPSGPTDINAILGKTGKFTTFIGLLKSTQMDSQINSELQKKSNPGFTIFAPTDSAFSDLKTGTLNSYTDEQKAALTKFHVLHSFLTISQFQTVSNPLHTEAAANTEEFPLNVIGNGTQVNITTGLVNTTVDSTVYSDGQLAVYETPQVLLAQGILRPQAPAPAPLPPKPKKATPLNSQAPSTSTTVSVDSSGATGTLHYAPLVVSIGVAVVAALPLCI